The following is a genomic window from Flavobacteriales bacterium.
AGACGCCGCGTCCGTGGGGCTTCTCGATGTTCTCCGGGTCGGTGGGGTCGGGCAGATGATCATGGTCGAAGCCCGCACCCTGGTCCTTCACCACGAAGACCACGCGGTCGCTGTCCACGAGGTAGCCCACGGTGACCTGCTTGGAGGCGTCCTGCCGGTTGCCATGGTGGATGGCGTTGTTCACCGCCTCGGTGAGGGCGATGAGGATGTTGCCGTAGTGCGACTCGTGCACCTGCAGCCGGCCGCACACATCATCGATCATCTTCTCCACCAGGGCGATGTTCTCCGCCCGGCTGGGGAAGTCGATCCGCTCGGTGAACTGGACGTCCTCGGTCAGCGCCGTCATCGCTTGGTTCAGGGTGTGTCAAAAGTACCGAAATAGTCGTTCACACGGTCCCGGTAGTACGGCTTGAGGCCGGCGGGCACGGTGCGCAACAGTTCGGCCTCGCGGGCCTTGCGCTGCTGGTAGTCGAAGAAGCGTGCGGGGTCCTCGGCGGGCCGTTCGCGGCCTTCGTTGCTGGTGCGCTTCTGGTCAAGTTCACGTTCGCGCTCGGCCTTCTCGGCCTCCAGCAGGCGGGTCATGATGTCCTGCTGGCGGCGCAGGGTCTCGGGGGTGATGTTCTTGTTGACGATGTCCTTCTCCTGGCGCTCCATCTGCTCGGCCAGTTTGTTGAGGCCGTTGCCGGCGCCGCTGCCGTCCTTGTTGAGCTCCTGGGCCATGCGCTGCATCTCCTTGCGGATGGCGGCCTGCTGGGCGGCGAGCTGGGCCAGCTGCTGGCTCATGCCCATGCCCGGGGTCTTGCCGCCGGGATTCTGCTGCCCGGGCTTCTCGCCCTTCTTCTTGCCCTCCTCCATGGCCTTGCGCATGGCGTCGAGCTGTTTCTGCATGGCCTCCTGCTGGGCCTTCATCTTGGCCATGCTGGGCTTCTTGCCCTGGCCGCTGCCCGTGCCGCCCGGCTTGTTGCACTGGCCGTTGCCCTGCATCTGGCTCTGCATCTGCTGCTGCATCTGTTGCAGGGCCTCGTCCAGCAGCAGGGCCAGGTTGTTCAGGGCGGTCATGGCGCGCTGCTGGTCCTCGGCGGCCATGGGCTTGTGGCGTTCGTTGGCGCGCGCCTCGCCCACATGCTCCAGGGCCTCGTCCATGTGGCCGTTCACCGCGTTCATCTCCCGGTTCACCGTGCCCTGGATCTGCGGCACGCGTTTGCTGAGGGCGAAGAGGCTGTCCTCGATCACCTTGGCGCTGCTGCGCAGTTCGCGCTGTTCGCGGCCCAGTTCCAGGAAGCGCGGGTCGCGCACGCCGGTGGCCTTCAGCCCGTCCATCACCCGCTCCTGGTCGAAGCTCAGCTCCACGATGTTCTCCAGCAGCTGGCGCAGCGCGTCCATGTCCTCCTCCTGTTGTTGTTGCTGGCCGCTCTGCATGGCGCTCTTCATCTGGAAGGCCATCTGCTTCATCTGGTCGGAGGCGTTCTGTTGGCTCTGGCCGGCCTTCTGGTTCTGTTTCTTGTCCAGCTGCTCGCTGCTCTGCTGCTGCTGCTGCTGGATCTGCTCCTCGGTGGGGGCGGTGTCCGGCAGGTCCAGGGGCTTCTCCAGCTCCTGGTTCTTCTTCTCCAGCTCGTCCACCTGTTCGCGGATGTCCTCGAAGGCCTTGTTCAGCGAATCCTGCCGCTGCTGCAGCTCGTCCTGGGGCTGATCGCCGGCCTTGGTGTCCTCGGCCAGCTTCTCCTGTTCCTCGGCCAGCTTCTCCAGCTGCTCGGCGATGTCCTCGGCTCGCTGTTCCACCTCCATCTGCTTGAAGAGCTCCAGGCTGCGGTCGAGCTCCTTCTCGATGTCCTCCTGGCTCATCTTCATCTCGTCCAGCTTGTCGAGCAGCTTCTCCTTGTCCAGCTTGTCGAGCATCTCCTGCATCTGGCGGTAGAGCTCCTTCATCTCCTCGCTCAGCACGTCCTCGAAGAGCTCCTGCAGGCGCTGCTGCTTCTCCAGCACGCGCTCGTCCACTTGGCGGAACTCCTGCTGCTGCTGTTGCTGCTGGCGCAGCTGTTCGGTGGAGCGTTCGATGTTGCGTTCCAGTTGCTTCTGGCGGTCGAGCAGCTTCTGCATGCGCTGCTGGTCCTGCCAGTCGGGCTGCTTCTTGTCCAGCAGGTCGCGGCGCATGCGGTCCAGTTCGCGCTGCAGGTCCTGGGCCTCCTTGATGCCCTGCTTGAGGTCCTGGGCGATGGCCTCGCTCTGTTCGGCGCGCTGCTGGGCGAGGGCCTCCAGGGTGGGCGCTTCGAAGACCAGGGTGGCGCTGCGGGTGCGTTTGGCGCCGTTCACCCCGTCGTTGTCCCACACCTCGAACCAGTACTCCACCTTGTCGCCGGGCTGCAGGGGCAGGTCGATGAGGTCCCAGGCGTGGAGGAACTCCTGGCGCACCTGCCGGCGGTCCACGGAAAGGTCCTGCACGCCCTCGCGCCGGTCGGCGGGCACGCTGTCGCCGCCGGTGATGAAGCGGTAGGCGAACTGCAGGCGGGTGAAGCCGTGGTCGTCGCCGATGGTGCCGCGGAAGTAGCGGCGCTTGAGGGCGGCGCTGTCCACGCGCTCCTCCACGGCGATGGTGGGGTGCAGGTCGGGCACCACCTCGATGCGATGGTCGGGGGCGTCGGCGGGGCCACGCTCGCCGTGGCGCGGCAGCATGCGGTAGGTGAGCGGTTGCAGCACGCGCCGGCTGGCGGCGAAGCGGTCGTTCTCCGCGGGGCTCAGCCGGTAGGTGCTGTCGGCGAAGGCCAGGTCGAGCTGCTGGGCGCTGCGGGTGCCGATGCTCCAGGTGAGGCGGCTGCCCGCGGGCACGGTGGCGTCGCCAGCGGTGCGCAGCTGCTCCTTGGGCAGGCCCAGGTAGGCGGGCGGTTCCACGGTGAGCACCACATCGAGCACGGCGGGGTCGGGCATCACCGTGAGCAGGAAGTCCTCGCTGGTGAAGCCCTCGGCGGTGAGCTGGAAGGGCGTGTCGCGCCCCACGTTGCGGAAGCGGTGGCGGAAGCGGCCCACGCCGTCCTTCACCAGGGGGATGGCGCGCCCATCGACCAGCACATCCACCTGCTGGGGCAGCACGGCGCCCTCCACGGCCACCTCCAGGTCGAAGTCCTGCTGCTCGGGCACCTCCAGGCCGGGGTTGCGCACCACGAATCGGAAGGGCGCCTCCGGAGCGAAGGAGCTGCCGTGGCGGATGAGGCGCTGCGTGGGGCCGGAGATGAAGGAGGGGGCGGCCACCAGCAGGAGGAGCAGCACCAACAGCGGGGGCAGGGCGAAGCGGAGGTAGCGCGTGTTGCGGCGCAGGTCGATGGCGTTGGCGAAGGGGATGGGCCCCAGTTCGCGGCTGCGCTGGGCGATGCTGGCCTCGATGAGGTCGCGGTGACGGGGGTCGTGCGCGGCCTGGTCCTTCAGCTGCAGGGTGTTCAGCAGCTTATCCTTCACCTCCCCGAAGTGGGCGCCGATCATGCGGGCGGCCTCGGCGTGGCTGATCACCGGTCCCAGGCGGAAGAGCTTCACCAACGGCCAGGCGATGAAGCGCGCGAGCACGGCCGCTGCGGCCAGCAGGTAACCGTAGAAGAGCGCGGTGCGCACGCCGGTGCCGAAGCGGCCCACGGCCTCGAGCCCCGCGGCCAGCAGATAGGCCAGCACCAGCAGGCCCACGCTGTACAGGGCCCCGCGCAGCAGCTGGTCCTTGTAGTACTTGCGCGTGAACGCGTCGAGCTTGGCGATCAGCAGGTCGTGGTCGGGGGCCATCGGCGGTGGCGCGGGCGCGCCGTGGTGTAAAGGTAGGGGAGCCGCCAGGGGGCGCGGCCCGCCATCAGTACACCGCAGGGTGTTAAAAGGATCGAAGGGTGGGCGGACGGTTCACCGGACCACCACGCGCTGCACGGCGCGCACCCCGGCCGGGTCGCTCACCTCCAGCAGGTAGCTGCCCGCCGGGGTGCCGCGCAGGTCCAGGTCCACCGGTAAGCCGGGCACCAGCTCCACCGGCAGTTGGCGCACCGTGCGGCCGCCCAGGTCCAGCAGGTGCACGGTGCTGCGGCCGGCGCGCAGCCCGTCGGCCAGCAGGGTGAAGCGGCCATCGCTCGGCACCGGGAACACCCGCAGGCGCACCCCTTCGGTCAGCTCCTGCTGGCCCACGGTGACCAGGGTGTACGACGCCTCCACCGTACAGCCGTCCGCCGTGGTCACCGTCACGCTGTACAGGCCGTCGCCCTGGCTGAACACGAAGGCGCCGTCCGCGTTGGGGAGCGCCGTTCCATTGTAGGTCCAGGCGTAGGTGGCGAAGCCGTTGTCCGTGAAGAGCACGCCCGCATCGTAGGTGATGGCGATCACCGGGCACACCACCAGGGTGTCGCTGATGCCGCTGCAGCCGAACCCGTTGACGCCGCTGGCCCAATAGCTGCCGGCGCCCAGCGCCTGGATGCACAGGCCGGTGTTGGGCAGGGTGTCGCCGTCCAGGAACCACAGCACGTTCACCAGGCTGGTGTCGGTGAGGCAGAGCGTCTGGGTGAGCTCGCTGTAGCTCAGGCTCATATCGGGCGCACCGTACACCACCACCACATCGGTGTCGTGGAACACCTGTTGCACGCTCTCGGAGACCACCAGGCTGCCCACCGTGCCGCCCGCGATGCTGAAGGGGTAGTTGCCTGCACCGATCAGCGGTAGGTTGTAGGTGCCCAGCGCATCATCCTGGCTCACGGGGTCCTCATCGAAGAACGCGATCGAGTACGGGCCGTCGTTGAGCGGAAGTCCCAGGCCGTTCCAAGTGGCGTTGTCGGTATCGTCCTGCGTGCTGCCGGTCACGGTCTGGCCGTTGCCGTCGGTGAGCACGAAGTACAGGTCGGGGCTGCCGGTGCAGCCGATGAGCGGAAGGTCGGGCTCCTCCACATCGCCGCACCAGTTGCCGTTCACGCCCAGCAGCGTCGCCACGTCCAGCGTGTAGCCGCCGATGGTGGTGGTGAGCGTGGTGGTGTAGGTGCCGGGCTGGTCGTAGGTCACCGGCGGCGGGTTCGCGCCGGTGGCGGTCTGCCCGTTGCCGAAGACCCAGTCGTGCATGGTGGGGTCGGGGCTGCCATCGATCAACGCGGTGTAGGTCACCGTCACGGGTGCGCAGCCAGAGCTGGGGGTGAAGCTGTAGCCGGTGTTGCCGCCGGTGCCGGGCAGCACGTTCAGCAGCACCGCGAAGCTCTCGGGCACGCTCACTTGTATGCCGTTCAGCGAGACCTGCGCCAGGATGTCGATGGTGATGGCGTAGGTACCGGCGCCCAGGGCGGTGCCGCAGATACGCGCGCAGCCGAACTGGGCCTGCTGCGGGTAGTAGACCCCGAGGGGATCGCTGGTCTCGATCGCCAGGCCGAAGGGCACGCCGCTGATGCCGGTGATGGTCATCTGCTCGAAGTCCACCGTGAAGCCGGTGCCCGGGTCGGTGAAGGAGGGCGGCAGCCAGAAGGTGAGGTCGGCCTGGTAGGGCACGCCGGCGGTGGCATCGGCTGGCTGCAGTGGGCACAGGCTGGGGTAGGCCGGGCTCACCGTGCAGCTACTGTCCGGTGTGCAGCCAGGGCATTGGCCGTAGGCGATGGGGGCGAGGAGCAACAGGAGCGCGAACGGCAGGAGGCGAGGCATGGGGTGCGGGTGGAGGCCCAAGATATCCGGATCGGACTCAGCGTCCGCGGCGGATGGTCGGCTTACGGGCCAAGGGCTTCCTGGTCTTCGGCGGCAAAGTGTCCACGTAAGCGAGGGACAGCTTCACCCACTTGTCCAAGGCCCCCTTTGTGGACACCGCCCGGGCCTCCACGAACACGAACCCCTTCATGTTCTTGTGCCCGTAGGTCATGGGTTTGGCGCCGGGCCAATGGAGGATCTCCTCAAGGCGCTCGCCATCGAACCGGACCATCAGTTCGTTCTTGTTCGTAAGGCCCAGGCTCATGTGCCCGTTCACCATGAAGGCCACACCGCCGAACATCCGCTTGGGTTCGGCCTCAACGCCATGCGCGGCCAGCGCGTTGGCGATGCGTTGTTCGAAGAGGGGGGCGTGCGGCACGCCGGTGAAGGTGTGGGAAAGCGAAGGTGGCGAAATGTTCCGGCCGGTTGGTCTGCGAACGCCGGCCTACGAAGAGCATCGCCTTCCATGGCTTGGCACAATACAGTGGAACGACCTGTTGTGGTTGACCGTACCGGGAGTGCCCAGACCGGCACCCGCTACCTTCGCGGACCTGTTCGACCCTGTGCCCGGTCCCTGCCGCCGGAGCGCATGTGCGGAAGAACACCTGAACGCATGTCCGTCCGAGTCCGCTTTGCCCCCAGCCCCACCGGCCCCCTGCACATGGGCGGTGTGCGCACGGCCCTGTACAACGTCCTCTTCGCCCGTAAGCACGGTGGCACCTTCCTGCTGCGCATCGAGGACACCGATCAGCAGCGCTTCGTGCCCGGTGCCGAGGAGTACATCCGCGAAGCGCTGGACTGGTGCGGGCTGACGCCGGATGAGAGCCCGTGGACCGGTGGCCCGGACGGGCCCTACCGCCAGAGCGAGCGCAAGGCGATGTACCGCCAGTATGCCGAGCAGCTCATCGCCGCGGACAAGGCCTACTATGCCTTCGACACACCCGAGGAGCTGGAGGCCATGCGCGCGCGGCTTCAGGCCGCAGGTGTGGCGGCCCCGGCATACAACGCGGTGACGCGTGAGCACATGAGGAACTCGCTCACCCTGAGCGCCGACGATGTGAAGGCCCGCCTGGCCGCTGGCGAACCTTACGTGGTGCGCCTGAAGGTGCCGCGCCATCAGGAGGTGCGCTTCGAGGACCTGATCCGCGGCTGGGTGGTGGTGCACAGCGCCAACATCGACGACAAGGTGCTCTTCAAGAGCGACGGCATGCCCACCTATCACCTGGCCAACATCGTGGATGACCACCTCATGCGCATCACGCATGTGATCCGCGGCGAGGAGTGGTTGCCGAGCGCGCCGCTGCACGTGTTGCTCTACGAGGCCTTCGGGTGGGAGCGCCCCGCTTTCGCCCACTTGCCGCTGATCCTGAAGCCTGACGGCAACGGCAAGCTCAGCAAGCGCGACGGCGACCGCCTGGGCTTCCCGGTTTTTCCGCTGAACTGGACGGACCCCGCCAGTGGCGAACAGAGCAGCGGCTATCGGGAGCGGGGATACTATCCGGAGGCCTTCGTGAACATGCTGGCCCTGCTGGGCTGGAACCCCGGCGGCGATCAGGAACTCATGAGCATGGCCGAGATGACGGCCCTGTTCGACCTGGGCCGCGTGCACAAGGGGGGCGCCCGCTTCGATCCGGAGAAGACCAAGTGGTTCAACCAGCAATACCTGCGGAGGCGGCCCGATGCGGTGCTCGGCGAACAGCTCCGCGGGCGCCTGCAGGCCGTGAAAGGCTTCGACACCACGGCCGAGCGTGCCGCACAGGCCACCGCCTTGCTGAAGGAGCGCGCCACCTTCGTCGACGACATGCTGGAAGGCCTCTACCTCTTCAGTACGGGTTCGCCCTTGAAGGACAACGCGGAGGCCGAAGCGGAGCTGCGGAAGCGCTGGAAGGGCGAGGCCGCCCCGGCACTCGAGGCGTACATCGCCCGGCTGGAGGGCATGGCTGAACTGAGCCCCGCCCTCCTGGAGTCCGCCTTCAACGAAGTGCTAGCGGCCCACGGTCTGAAGGTGGGCCAGGTGATGCCGCTGTACCGCCTGTTCGTGGCGGGCCGCATGCAGGGCCCCGGGATGTTCGATGTGAGCGTGTTGTTGGGCCGAGCCGAGGTGGTGGCCCGCTTGAAGGCCGGTCTGGAGCACTGCCGCGCATGGGCCTGATCGAAGTGAACGGCATCCGGGTGTTCGCCTACCACGGCTGCCTGGAGGAGGAGGCCCGCATCGGCGGCCGGTATCGGGTGGACGTGCAGGTGCAGGGCGACCTTTCCCGCGCTGAGTTCAGCGATGCCTTGGGCGACACCATCGATTACGGCCGCATCACGGCGCTCGTGAAGGAGGCGATGGCCGTGCGCAGCCGGCTGATCGAGCATGTGTGCCGACGGATCCTGCTGGCCCTGCAGCAGGAATGGCCGGGGCCGTATCGTTGGCGGGTGCGGGTGGAGAAGGAGGCCCCTCCGGTGAACGGCGATGTCGAGCACGTGGCCTACACCCTGGAGGGATAGCCCCCGCCTCAAGGCCATCCCCTATCTTCGCGGCCGCCCGCTCCCGGGCAGTTCAAGGGTCACGTGGCCGAGTGGCTAGGCAGAGGTCTGCAAAACCTCGTACAGCGGTTCGACTCCGCTCGTGACCTCCGAAAGGATCCCCCGCCTCCGGGGGATCCTGCTTTTCGGCCCGTCGCTACCTTGTGCCGAACAACGATCGGCCCCGTTCCGCGTTAGGTGGACGCCCGTTCCCGACCATGAGCCTTCTTCGTACCCTGTTCCCACTTTCCGCCGCGCTCCTCACCACCTCCATGTCCGCCCAGTTGGCCATAGGTGAATGGCGCGACCATTTCCCCTACCGGCAGACCCTGGCCGTGGCCGAAGGCGAGGGCAAGGCCTGGTGCGCCACGCGCAACGCCGTGTTCGCCTACCACCGGCCCTCCGGCGAGATCGAGCGCTTCACGAAAGTGAACGCCCTGAGCGATGTGGATGTGAGCGTGCTGAACTACAACGCGGCCGTGGGCGGCCTGCTGGTGGCCTATCGCAACGGAAACCTCGACCTGATCCGCGGAGGCACGGCCAGCAACCTCAGTGACATCAAACGCAGCAACATCATCGGCGACAAGGGCGTGTACGATATCCACTTCGAAGGGACCTTGGCCTACCTGGCGTGCGGCTTCGGCATCGTGGTGGTGGACCTGGAGGCGCTGGAGGTGCGTGAGACCTGGTTCATCGCCCCGGGCGGCACACAGGTGAAAGTGAACGACGTGGCCTTCATCGGTGATTCCATCTATGCGGCCACCAACACCGGTCTGTTCGCCGCCTACCGGTTCGCGCCCAACCTGGCCGCGTTCACCTCGTGGCAGCAGCGCACGGAGCTGCCCACGCCATCGGGCCCCTTCAACGCCGTGGTCGAGGTGGGCGGCCGGGTCGTGGTGAACTACCACAACGCCGGCGCCACCGACCGGGATACGGTGTACTTCCGGGAGGCCGGGGTTTGGCAGCGGCTCACGCATGCCTTCGGGCGCCAGAACACCAGCGTTCGGGCCAGCAGCGATGGCTCCATGTTGCTTCTTTGCCAGAACGAGGCCATCTCGCGCTATGATTCCGTGCTCTCCTTCGTGTGGTTGTACAACAGCTATGTGGACGACCTGCCGATGTCGGCCGCCATGGCCATCCCCTCCGCCGACGGCGATGGTATTTGGGCGGCCGACCGGGCGCAGGGACTGGTGTACCTGATCACCGGAGCTCCCGGAGCGCCGCTGTCCCCGCCAGGTCCATCCACTGTCTCCGCGCTCCGGATGTCATCGTCCAAAGGCGGCCTGTATGTGGCCACGGGAGGCGTTCAGAGCAACTGGACCAACCAGTTCCGCAAGGAGGGGGTGCATCAGTTCTTCGGAGGCCAATGGTCCACGACCGATAGGTTCAACGACCCGCTGATGGCCACCGGTGCGAATACCTATGGAGGGGCGGTCAACGACCTCATGGCCGTGGCCGCCGACCCGGAGGACGCTGACCATGCGTTCGTCGGCTCATGGGATGATGGCGTGCTGGAACTGCGCGGCGGGGCGGTCCAGACGATCCACAATGCGGACAACAGCAGCCTCCAGGTGAACCCGGCCTTCGGCGCCGACAATGGCGTGCAAGTGGCGGGCCTGGCCTTTGATGCGGAAGGCGACCTGTGGGCGACCAACAGCAACTGCGCCGCCCCGATCAGTGTCCGCACGGCCGGGGGCACCTGGCGTTCGTTCGCCCCGGGCGCGGTGCTCAACAACAACAGCTTGTTGAGCGATATCCTGCCCGCCCGGCAGAACCGCCTCAAATGGGTGATCCGACCGCGCAGCAACGGCATGCTCGTCTTCACCGACAACGGCACGCTGAGCGACCCCGGCGATGACCAGTACAAGGTGCTGACCACGGCGGAGGGCATTGGGGGTCTGCCATCCATGGACGTGTTCAGCATGGCCGAGGACCTGGACGGTGAGGTCTGGGTCGGCACCGGCAAGGGCGTGGCGGTGTTCTACACGCCGGATGCGGTCTTCGGCGGTGGCGATTTCGACTGCCAGCAGATCCTGATCGAGCAGGGCGGCAATGTGCAGATCCTCCTGGAGACCGAGTCGGTGAGCGCGATCGCAGTGGATGGTGCTGACCGCAAGTGGCTCGGCACCCTGAGCAGCGGCGTGTTCCTGGTGTCACCCGATGGCACGGAACAACTCCACCACTTCACCGCCGAGAACAGCCCGCTGCCGAGCAATACCATCACCAGCCTGGCCATCGACGGGGAGAGCGGCGAGGTGTTCTTCGGGACCGACCAGGGCATCGTGAGCTACCGCGGCACGGCCACCGAAAGCGGGGTCACCAATGCGTGCGCGAAGGTCTTCCCCAACCCGGTGCGCGAAACGTACACAGGTCCCATTGCGATCACCGGACTTGTGCGCGACAGTGATGTGAAGGTGACCGACGTGGCCGGCAACCTGGTGTATCGGACCACCTCTGATGGAGGCCAGGCCATCTGGCCGGGCACCGACATGAGCGGAAACCGGGTGAGCACAGGCGTGTATCTGGTGTTCGCCTCCGATGCGGACGGCAACACCAAGTGCAACACCAAGGTGCTGGTGGTGCGCTGAGAGGCACCATGTTGCATACCACCCGGGCCCTGGTGCTCCGCACCATCCGCCACACGGACAGCACCGTTGTGCTGAAGGCGTACACAGGGGCCTTCGGGCTTCGTAGCTACCTGGTACGCACGCCGAAGGGCGCAGGACGCAGGAACGTCGCAGCGTTGCTTCAGCCGCTCAGCCGCCTGGAGCTGGTGGTGGACGAGCGGGCCGACCGCGACCTGCATCAGGTGCGGGAGCTGAGGCTCCATAGACCCTACCAGCGCGTGCCCGGTGATGCGATGCGTATCGCCCTGCTGCTCTTCATCCAGGAGCTGCTGGCCCGCACGCTGCGCGAGGAATCGGGTGATCCCGGGCTTTGGGCTTTTCTGGAGGATGCGCTGGAACTGCTGGACGGCGCTGGCGAAGTGCGCGACCTGCCGTTGCGTTTCGTGCTCGGCTACGCCGCGGCCTTGGGCTTCGCGCCCGCACCACCGGAGGAGGAGGCCCCCTATTTCGACATGGTCGAAGGGCGCTTCACCGCGGAGCTGCCCCTGCATGCCCAGGCGATCGCTCCACCGCTCACCGCGGTGTTCGCCGCGTGGTTGCCGGGTTCGCTGGATGAACCGGCGCCGGTCGCCATGGCCCCTGGTCAGCGCCGTGAGCTGTTGGATGCGCTGTTGCGCTATGTGCGACTGCATGTGCCCGGGGCCCATGAGCTGCGCTCGCCGGACGTGCTTCATCAAGTGCTTGGGTGAGCCACGGGTATCTTCGGCCCGGCCGCTCGTCCATGTCCACGCACCCGCTCCTGCCTTTGGGAGGCCTGCTGGCCTTGGCCGCGTGCGCCGATGCCCCGTTCAGGATGACCGCACCACAGCCGCCCATCGCCGCGCGCGAACCCCACGCCATCACCACGCACGGCCACACGCGCCAGGATCCCTATTTCTGGATGCGCCTCACCGAGGCCCAGCGGGAGTCGGCCGAGCCCGATGCCCATACAGGCCGTGTGGTGGCCCACCTGGAAGCGGAGAACGCCTACACCAAGGCGGTGCTCGGCCCGGCGAACACCTTGCGCGAGGACCTCTTCAAGGAGATGAAGTCCCGGATCAAGGAGACCGACCTCAGCGTGCCCTATCGGGAGAACGGGTATTGGTACAACCACCGGTTCGAGGAGGGCAAGGAGTATGCGATCCACATGCGTGCTCCGGTCGGGCCCGACCGTGACCGCGTGCCCGAGGCCTTCACCGACATCTTCGACGAGAACGTGATGGCCGCAGGGGTCGAGTACTTCGACCTGGGCGACTACGAACCGGGGCCGGACAACAGGCTGGCGGCCTACAGTGTGGATACCGTGGGCCGGCGGCTCTATGGGACCCGCTTCCGCGACCTCACCACCGGTACCGACCTGCCCGATGTGATCGCGAACACCAGCGGCGGCGGGGCCTGGGCCGATGACCGGACCTTCTTCTACACCCGCAAGGACCGCACCCTGCGCAGCTACAAGGTGTTCCGGCACGTGCTCGGCACCGATCCCGTGCAGGATGTGGAGGTCTTCCATGAAAAGGACCCGGCCTTCAGTTGTGAGGTGTACCGCAGCCGCAGCGACCGCTTCGTGATCATCACCACCGAGAGCACCCTGGCCAGCGAGCACTGGCTGTTGCCGGTGGACCGACCGATGGACGCGTTCGCGCCGTTCCTTCCGCGGGAGGACGAACATGAGCACAGCGTGTTCCATGTGCCCGCCCACGAGGGGACAGCGGGCCATTGGTACATCCTCACCAACTGGGAGGCGCGGAATTTCCGCTTGATGCGCTGCGAAGAGGCCGACCATGCGCACAAGGAGCGGTGGACGGAGGTGATCCCGCACCGCGAGGAGGTCCTGCTGGAGGATGTGGACCTGTTCCGCGACCACCTGGTGGTGAGCGAACGTCGTGAAGGCCTCACGCACTTGCGTGTGCGCCGCTTCAGCACGGGCGCCGAGCACGAGATCGCCTTCCACGATCCGGCCTATGTCACCTACACGGGCACCAATCCGGAGTGGGACACACACCTGCTACGCTACGGCTATACCAGCCTGACGACCCCGAGCGGCGTGTACCAGCATGACATGAACACCGGCACCGACACCCTGCTCAAGCAGCAGGAGGTGCTGGGCACGTTCCGCTCGGAGGACTACACCAGTGAACGCACATGGGCCACTTCGGCGGACGGAACGCGTGTGCCGGTGAGCCTGGTGTACCGCATGGGCACGGAGCGTAACGGCAGCGCCCCCGCGCTCCTCTACGGCTACGGCAGCTACGGCATCAGCATGGAGCCCACCT
Proteins encoded in this region:
- a CDS encoding ATP-binding protein; amino-acid sequence: MTALTEDVQFTERIDFPSRAENIALVEKMIDDVCGRLQVHESHYGNILIALTEAVNNAIHHGNRQDASKQVTVGYLVDSDRVVFVVKDQGAGFDHDHLPDPTDPENIEKPHGRGVFLMRALADDIAFSDNGATVAMAFSTAAVKE
- a CDS encoding DUF4175 domain-containing protein; protein product: MAPDHDLLIAKLDAFTRKYYKDQLLRGALYSVGLLVLAYLLAAGLEAVGRFGTGVRTALFYGYLLAAAAVLARFIAWPLVKLFRLGPVISHAEAARMIGAHFGEVKDKLLNTLQLKDQAAHDPRHRDLIEASIAQRSRELGPIPFANAIDLRRNTRYLRFALPPLLVLLLLLVAAPSFISGPTQRLIRHGSSFAPEAPFRFVVRNPGLEVPEQQDFDLEVAVEGAVLPQQVDVLVDGRAIPLVKDGVGRFRHRFRNVGRDTPFQLTAEGFTSEDFLLTVMPDPAVLDVVLTVEPPAYLGLPKEQLRTAGDATVPAGSRLTWSIGTRSAQQLDLAFADSTYRLSPAENDRFAASRRVLQPLTYRMLPRHGERGPADAPDHRIEVVPDLHPTIAVEERVDSAALKRRYFRGTIGDDHGFTRLQFAYRFITGGDSVPADRREGVQDLSVDRRQVRQEFLHAWDLIDLPLQPGDKVEYWFEVWDNDGVNGAKRTRSATLVFEAPTLEALAQQRAEQSEAIAQDLKQGIKEAQDLQRELDRMRRDLLDKKQPDWQDQQRMQKLLDRQKQLERNIERSTEQLRQQQQQQQEFRQVDERVLEKQQRLQELFEDVLSEEMKELYRQMQEMLDKLDKEKLLDKLDEMKMSQEDIEKELDRSLELFKQMEVEQRAEDIAEQLEKLAEEQEKLAEDTKAGDQPQDELQQRQDSLNKAFEDIREQVDELEKKNQELEKPLDLPDTAPTEEQIQQQQQQSSEQLDKKQNQKAGQSQQNASDQMKQMAFQMKSAMQSGQQQQQEEDMDALRQLLENIVELSFDQERVMDGLKATGVRDPRFLELGREQRELRSSAKVIEDSLFALSKRVPQIQGTVNREMNAVNGHMDEALEHVGEARANERHKPMAAEDQQRAMTALNNLALLLDEALQQMQQQMQSQMQGNGQCNKPGGTGSGQGKKPSMAKMKAQQEAMQKQLDAMRKAMEEGKKKGEKPGQQNPGGKTPGMGMSQQLAQLAAQQAAIRKEMQRMAQELNKDGSGAGNGLNKLAEQMERQEKDIVNKNITPETLRRQQDIMTRLLEAEKAERERELDQKRTSNEGRERPAEDPARFFDYQQRKAREAELLRTVPAGLKPYYRDRVNDYFGTFDTP
- a CDS encoding TfoX/Sxy family protein; translated protein: MPHAPLFEQRIANALAAHGVEAEPKRMFGGVAFMVNGHMSLGLTNKNELMVRFDGERLEEILHWPGAKPMTYGHKNMKGFVFVEARAVSTKGALDKWVKLSLAYVDTLPPKTRKPLARKPTIRRGR
- a CDS encoding glutamate--tRNA ligase; translation: MSVRVRFAPSPTGPLHMGGVRTALYNVLFARKHGGTFLLRIEDTDQQRFVPGAEEYIREALDWCGLTPDESPWTGGPDGPYRQSERKAMYRQYAEQLIAADKAYYAFDTPEELEAMRARLQAAGVAAPAYNAVTREHMRNSLTLSADDVKARLAAGEPYVVRLKVPRHQEVRFEDLIRGWVVVHSANIDDKVLFKSDGMPTYHLANIVDDHLMRITHVIRGEEWLPSAPLHVLLYEAFGWERPAFAHLPLILKPDGNGKLSKRDGDRLGFPVFPLNWTDPASGEQSSGYRERGYYPEAFVNMLALLGWNPGGDQELMSMAEMTALFDLGRVHKGGARFDPEKTKWFNQQYLRRRPDAVLGEQLRGRLQAVKGFDTTAERAAQATALLKERATFVDDMLEGLYLFSTGSPLKDNAEAEAELRKRWKGEAAPALEAYIARLEGMAELSPALLESAFNEVLAAHGLKVGQVMPLYRLFVAGRMQGPGMFDVSVLLGRAEVVARLKAGLEHCRAWA
- the folB gene encoding dihydroneopterin aldolase, yielding MGLIEVNGIRVFAYHGCLEEEARIGGRYRVDVQVQGDLSRAEFSDALGDTIDYGRITALVKEAMAVRSRLIEHVCRRILLALQQEWPGPYRWRVRVEKEAPPVNGDVEHVAYTLEG
- a CDS encoding recombination protein O N-terminal domain-containing protein, producing the protein MLHTTRALVLRTIRHTDSTVVLKAYTGAFGLRSYLVRTPKGAGRRNVAALLQPLSRLELVVDERADRDLHQVRELRLHRPYQRVPGDAMRIALLLFIQELLARTLREESGDPGLWAFLEDALELLDGAGEVRDLPLRFVLGYAAALGFAPAPPEEEAPYFDMVEGRFTAELPLHAQAIAPPLTAVFAAWLPGSLDEPAPVAMAPGQRRELLDALLRYVRLHVPGAHELRSPDVLHQVLG